From the genome of Prunus persica cultivar Lovell chromosome G8, Prunus_persica_NCBIv2, whole genome shotgun sequence:
TTCTCCGATCTATgaattcttttctattttgcttTTTATGATTTAGGTTTAATCAgaagaccaaaaataaaaatactaatgGCCAGGATCCCTTCAGGCACACACTGTGATCAATTAAGCCTATTAGTAAGGCTTCACCCCAACAGAGTTGCCTGCAGGATCATAGTGGCAAACGACATAGGAACCTCCATAGGCGCACTGGACTTTGGCACACCCAACAAGCCCTGTGTCACGCCAAACGACCTGCGTATAATGGCCACACTGCTTCCCAGGGGCGCAGGTGTTGGTCTTGTAATCATAATCGGCCTTCTCCGCCACCCATTGGTCCACAGCCAATTTCGCCGTCAAGTCTCCGTCAGGGCTCATTGCAAGGTTTTCACCAGGGCCTGAATTCGAGTGCACGAGGTCGCAGTCGCCGGCACGTTGGTTAGCATAGTTTTTCGCAGAATCTGCTAGGCCTTCATCCCAGTCCAAGGTGTCGAGGCCAACCGCCGCTCGCGCCGCGTTGTGGGCTTTCACGTAGTCATCTGGGGCGTTTTGGGCACGGGCTAACCCTATTAGGCAAATTAAAAGTAGGGCTAATGAGATCTTGTTCTTGCACAACCCTTCCATAATGTTAATTAGTGGTTAATTGTAATAATCTACAGATTGTTCTGCTAAAGAGTTTCTTGTTGGATATGGATTGGAAAATACCTCATTATATATGTTGgagaaaattatatatgttgttatttttgtggatgtgaaaattaattttgtttgcaTCATGTGTAACCAAGGAAGAGCCCTATAAGTTGCCGAAATACCCGCACCTTGCAGAACCTAAAATAGCTAGGCTCCTTTTAATTGAGGAGGAgctcctactcaaaacaaatagaATTTTGACACTTGACAAATTCCTTTAaccttatttttttgtttgaacttgAACAAGTCTCAAACTTTTCCTTGGCCTAAACTTTGGTCATTTCTAATTTAATCAGGGCTGATGagatcttgttttttttatttataattatttataatttttttttagtataggAGATGaaggtttctcacacacacatacacataaaactAAGATGACATGGGGGTTCGAACCTGAGACCTCTGGTTTGTAAGTGAAAGTCCTTTTCCACTAGGCTAGACTCCGTTAACGATGAGATCTTGTTCTTGGGGTGATGGAGACATTTGTTGATGGAAAAATATTGAGATGTACGTCTAGGTTGGATCATTTAGTTAAATTAGTTTTGTTTGCATCTGTGTAACAATGTAAGTGTAACCAAAGAAGAACCCTATAAGTCGCCAAAACACCCGCCCCTTAAGAACTAAAATCTTTTGTGCCATTTGTATCACCACTATAAATATCAAGAAACTGAAATTGTTATTAATcagcaccaaaaaaaaagaaaaaaaaaagactccaACTAGTTAAACAATTGTGTCAATTTGGTCAAATATAGAGACATTATTACAGTTACAAAGAACCATCATATTGGCTATGGAGTAAAATTGCGGAAATACGTTCAcctttcacaaaaataaatggGAGCCACAAAATGAACCATTATGTCCTGGAAGAAGATTAGCGACGTTTGTTATTCCTTTTGTCGgtgtttgttaaatttttagtCTTgatcttttttggtcaataaaGTCAAGAAACTCTGTgagttttttgtattttttcttctcataattCAAGAAACTTTATTGAGTTTGTTGGGTGTTCTTAgggggggtgtattcaattaggattctaGAGCGttgaaaaagattttaaaaatccgggtgtattcaatttggatttatacaaacttttaaaaagtctATAATAGTTTGAGTGTATTCAATCTAGACTTGGTTGAACTTATAAAATGTCCATCTAAAtgtgggtgtattcaattaggactTGAAAAAGTCTAAATAAATTTACCTGTATTCAAAAGGAGATAGATTTGGAAGGATTTAATTAAGTGTTGGAGTTTGGAgaattttaggtttttggTATAAATAAAGGCCAACATAAGTCCAACCTCCACCCCAAAGATTTCATAtgacttttttatatatatttttttctctctgcgTTAGAAAATTTTCCATCGTTTGGAAAACAATGCACTAAGCCATGCACTGACCTTGGGTGGTTACAAGCGTCCTGTGTTAAGCAAAGCTCCTCCATTAGTGATTTCTTCAAATCAACCAGTTCGAGTTATTGGGAGGAAAGCTCGGCTAGAGATTTCTCGATCTCCGATAAGTTCCCCTTGGATATCTCTCGGCATGAAGCCAACATCAAGGCGGCGGAAGGTTGAGATATATT
Proteins encoded in this window:
- the LOC18766311 gene encoding pathogenesis-related leaf protein 4 translates to MEGLCKNKISLALLLICLIGLARAQNAPDDYVKAHNAARAAVGLDTLDWDEGLADSAKNYANQRAGDCDLVHSNSGPGENLAMSPDGDLTAKLAVDQWVAEKADYDYKTNTCAPGKQCGHYTQVVWRDTGLVGCAKVQCAYGGSYVVCHYDPAGNSVGVKPY